The genomic interval ATCGCAAGCTGCTCGCCCTGCTGGCCCGCGGCCCTCGCCTGGAACCGTTCGTCAGCTGGATGTGGCAGCAGATTGAAGCAACCGGGGGCCGGGCCCGGATCGGCGAGCTGATCGGCCAGACCGGATGGAGTGAGCGCCACGCCATCTCCCGTTTCACCGAGCAGATCGGCCTGGGTCCCAAAACGGCTGCCCGCGTTGTACGTTTCGAGCGCGCCCACGAGGCGTTCCGCCATGACTCCAGCGCGAATGTCGCCGCGCGATTCGGCTTCTCAGACCAGAGCCACCTGATCCGCGAGGTTCGCCGGTTTGCCGGAGCGCCACCCACCACACTGATCCGAACCAACCCGCCGACCGCGCATAGCGCCATAGGGCGGGCCCCGAGTGCCGAATCGTCAGGCCATTCGGCGCGTCACGAGCGGTAGGGCCGGCCGCCCGGTTGGGGCGAAGATTGTCGCGCGTGGTGACGACGCGCCTTCGTTCGGTTCCCGCGGGTTTGCATTGAGCCATTTCGGGCCTTGTGGGCCACCGCCACTTCGGCCAATCTCGGCGATGGTGTTGCCCTGACGGCCTCGCGGTTGATCGCCTTGAGTGTCAGCGCGAGCGCTTCCGAGGTGGCGCTCGTCACCACAGTGGCTACAGCGGCTTGGCCACTGTTCGGACTGCATGCCGGATGGGTGGTTGACCGAGTGCAGACGGGACGTCCGATCTTGCTGGTGAACCTGGCGCGAGCGGCCGCCCTGCTCATCCTCGCGGGCGCAATCGCGACCCAGGTTTCGGTAATGCCTGCCGTCTACGCTGCGGCACTCATCTACGGTGTCGCGGAGCCGCTAGTTGTATGAGGCCATGACGTTGTTGACGCGTGCCGGTGTTGCAGAGGCAGGCGGTTGCCCGTCGTGAGCGCCGTGGGGACGGTGATAGTTGTAGTGCCGGTTTCACGTTTTCAGCGCGGAAGCGCGTTCGGCTTCTGAGTGCCAGATGCGGGCGTAGAGGAACTCTTCGGCGAGGATCCGGTTGTAGCGCTCGACTTTGCCGTTGTGTCGAGGCGTGTATGGCGTAATGCGCTGGTGTCGGCTGGTGCCGACCGCCTCGCGGAAGGCTGCAGATCGGTAGCAGGAACCGTTGTCAGTCACGACGCGCTCGATTCGGGTGATGCCGTGCGCGGCGAACCAGGCTCTGGCCCGCTCGAGGAATGCGACTGCGGTGACGGCTCTCTCGTCCGGTAGCGCTTCGGTGTAAGCGAGTCGGGTGTGTCCGTCGATGGCGGAATGCAGGTAGACGTACCCGGTCCTCGTACCGCGGGTCTTCGTGCGGGCGACTGCTTTGGCTTTATCGCTGCCTTTGCCGTGCACTCGCCATCCGCCGCCGTCGGGGATGCGCCCGACCTTCTTCACGTCCAGATGCACCATGTGGCCGGGACGCTTCGCGTTGATGCTTTGCGGCTCCCGGTTCGTCTCGCCGTTCGGGTCGATGAACTTCCGCCGGTTGAGGCCTAGCTGCGCGAGGAGCCGGGTGATGGTGCGACGGCTGACCGGTGTTCCTGCCTGCTCGAGCTCGAACGCGATACGGGACGCCGACCATTTGTGTTCGCGCCGCATCGACTCGATCTGCTCCACCAGGCGGCCAGGCGTTGCAGATGGCTGTCGCTGTCGGAGACGACGAGCGGTCCAGTAGGCCGATCTTCCCGAATCGCTTGTATCTGTTGACCCATTTCGAGGCGGTCGCGCGGGAAATCCCCATCTCGGCGGCCACGTGGGAGATGGGGCGGCTACGGCAGCGTTCTATCAGGCGACGTCGGCCTTCGGGTGAGAGGGGAGCGTTGGCATTCGTAGGCGAGGTCATGGCTGCTCTCAGCGATCTCAGATCAGCTCCATCACCGGGCCCTCATGCACGGCCTCGTAGATCACGTTGCGGATCACGTTGGCCTCATCCGAGGTCAAGGTGCGGTCGATGGGGCGCAACACGATTCGCAGCAGGAGATTGACCTGTCCGTCCAGAATGCCGAGCCTGGAGCGCGCGGCCTCGGGCAGTCCGTCGTGGGGCGTGCGACTGAGAACCTCGAGAGACTCGATGACGTCGGCGTTGTCTCCGAGAGCGACACGGATGCGGTCACCAAGCGTCTCCTCGTCTTCTTCTGCATCAACGACGACTGAGAGGTCGCGTCGTGCCGCAGGCAGAAGTGAAACGTGCTGCCATGGATCCAGGGTGAGCATCTGGGTTGCTATGCGAGGGTCTTCTGCCCGGAGGTAGCGGATGTCAGGGATGCCCTTGCGCAGCATAAGTGCCCGTTCAAGCCCCATGCCGAGAGCCAGGCCGGACCATCTCTCGGGGTCGAGGCCTGATCCGCGCAGCACCTCGGGATGGATGCGGCCGCACTCGGCGAGTTCAAGCCATTCGCCGTCGTGGCGCACATCGATCTGCCGGCCACCGACGGTGTACGGGTGCGCCACGTCTGTTGTTCTCCACTGCGCATCCGGGAGGACTGCCTCGACCAATTCGCCGATCATCGAGAGCATGTCCTGGTCATCGGTATCCGGAGTGCTGCGGATACGCCACAGGTCCACCTGGTGCGGTTCCCCCACGTGGGTGCGATCGACGGCGTCGCGACGGTAGACGAGGCCGGATGCCACGAGTAACTCATCAACTTCGGACATTCCCGCATAGTCCTCAAGGGCGCGCGGGAGTTCGGCGCTCATGTGACTGCGGAGCATCACGGCGGGGCTGATGTAACGGGTGTACCGGCGAGCCCGAGTGACATCACCTGGGTCGTAACCGAGGCGGTCGTAGTTGTCCCGAACAGGAACGACCGGCGAGCTGCGCACATACCGGAGGGAGCTGTCCCACTCAGGCTGCAGACGGTCGATGACTGATTGCAGGAGTGCCTGGATGGCGTGACGTCCCTGGTCGGGATCGGTGAGGTCGCGCACGTTGAGAGCACGATAGAGCTGGTCGGAAGTCAGATAGTCGGTGTGCGACATGAGAAGGTCTCCAAGAAGATGGCAGGTAGGTGAAAGAGGAGAAACTTCCCCCGGCCGTACCTGCGGAGACCTACTGCGCTACGACTGCGCGTCGAAGACCCCGCGGCCATATCCCGGCCGGGGGTCTTGAAATCGCTGCTGCATCCGCATGACACCAGTGTAGCTGCGCGACCAGCCAGCAGCGAGAAACGTCAACAACCTCATGGCCAGCAACAGCTAGTCGACACGGCGGTCAACGCGGCAGTGCCGCGCCTCGTCCCGACCGCTACCCTCACGAGCGCGAACAGCCAGCTGTATGCGACAAGCACAATGCTCAACAGCTTCGTTGGCCCACCTG from Microbacterium aurum carries:
- the srmL gene encoding PheS-related mystery ligase SrmL translates to MSHTDYLTSDQLYRALNVRDLTDPDQGRHAIQALLQSVIDRLQPEWDSSLRYVRSSPVVPVRDNYDRLGYDPGDVTRARRYTRYISPAVMLRSHMSAELPRALEDYAGMSEVDELLVASGLVYRRDAVDRTHVGEPHQVDLWRIRSTPDTDDQDMLSMIGELVEAVLPDAQWRTTDVAHPYTVGGRQIDVRHDGEWLELAECGRIHPEVLRGSGLDPERWSGLALGMGLERALMLRKGIPDIRYLRAEDPRIATQMLTLDPWQHVSLLPAARRDLSVVVDAEEDEETLGDRIRVALGDNADVIESLEVLSRTPHDGLPEAARSRLGILDGQVNLLLRIVLRPIDRTLTSDEANVIRNVIYEAVHEGPVMELI